Proteins encoded by one window of Anopheles maculipalpis chromosome 2RL, idAnoMacuDA_375_x, whole genome shotgun sequence:
- the LOC126557283 gene encoding uncharacterized protein LOC126557283, protein MKWRPASLVLFSVCFLAVAQQLVQARVAFEKLTDYDFQGTTYYSVKNLSLYECQGWCREEPDCQAAAFSFVVNPLTPAQETLCQLQNVTAANNPASTPQRSSSMYYMVKLQLRSENACQRPWNFERVPNKIIRGLDNALIYTSTKEACLSACLNEKRFICRSVEYDYNNMKCVLSDSDRRSVGQFVQLVDAQGVDYFENLCLKPSQACKFSRQFQLPRIGVSDDKVSQYVGLHYYTDKELQVTSDTACKLACEIESEFLCRSFLYLGQPTGSQYNCRLYHLDHKSLPDGPSTYLNGERPLIDVGEPSGDYFENICEKQSNQAENTLPVVFDTVEDPAVNNLTRNDANCDKTGTCYDVSVHCKDTRIAVQVRTNKPFNGRIYALGRSETCNIDVINSDTFRLDLTMGGQDCNTQSATGIYSNTVVLQHHSVVMTKADKIYKVKCTYDMSSKNISFGMLPIRDPEMIHINSSPEAPPPRIRILDARAREVETVRIGDRLTFRIEIPEDTPYGIFARSCVAMAKDSKSTFQIIDDDGCPVDPSIFPAFTQDGNALQSIYEAFRFTESYGVIFQCNVKYCLGPCEPAVCEWGRDSVESWGRKRRSVTATNDTVEEEEDMNISQEILVLDFGDEKNRDFLRSEASTDFGRDKTVTIIEPCPTKTSVLALAVTCALMVLVYLSTLFCYYMKKWMQPHKVMA, encoded by the exons ATGAAGTGGCGTCCCGCAAGTTTAGTACTATTTTCCGTCTGCTTCCTAGCGGTGGCCCAACAGCTGGTACAGGCCCGCGTTGCCTTCGAGAAGCTAACCGACTATGACTTCCAGGGTACGACCTATTACAGTGTTAAAAATTTATCACTGTACGAGTGTCAAGGCTGGTGCCGGGAGGAACCGGACTGTCAAGCGGCAGCGTTCAG CTTCGTTGTGAATCCGCTCACCCCCGCCCAGGAGACACTGTGCCAGCTGCAGAACGTGACGGCAGCGAACAACCCGGCCAGCACACCGCAGCGTTCCTCCAGCATGTACTACATGGTGAAGCTACAGCTGCGATCCGAGAACGCTTGCCAGCGGCCATGGAATTTCGAGCGCGTACCAAACAAAATCATTCGTGGCCTGGACAACGCACTCATCTACACCAGCACGAAGGAAGCCTGCCTGTCTGCGTGCCTGAACGAGAAGCGGTTCATCTGCCGTTCGGTCGAGTACGACTACAACAACATGAAGTGCGTACTGAGTGACTCCGATCGCCGATCGGTTGGTCAGTTTGTACAGCTCGTGGATGCACAGGGTGTCGACTACTTCGAGAATCTGTGCCTTAAGCCAAGCCAGGCCTGTAAGTTTAGCCGCCAGTTCCAGCTGCCACGCATTGGCGTGTCGGACGACAAGGTGTCGCAGTACGTTGGACTGCACTACTACACCGACAAGGAGCTGCAGGTGACATCCGATACGGCCTGTAAGCTGGCTTGCGAAATCGAAAGCGAGTTCCTGTGCCGTTCGTTCCTATACCTTGGCCAGCCAACCGGTTCCCAGTACAACTGCCGACTGTACCATCTCGATCACAAGTCACTGCCCGATGGACCCTCGACCTACCTGAACGGTGAACGACCCCTGATCGATGTCGGTGAGCCGAGCGGTGATTACTTTGAGAACATTTGCGAAA AGCAATCGAACCAGGCTGAAAATACGCTCCCTGTTGTGTTTGACACCGTTGAGGATCCGGCCGTAAACAACCTTACCCGAAACGATGCTAACTGCGATAAAACTGGAACTTGTTATGATG TGTCGGTTCACTGCAAGGACACCCGTATTGCTGTACAAGTGCGCACCAACAAACCGTTCAACGGACGTATCTACGCGCTCGGACGCTCGGAAACCTGTAACATTGATGTGATCAATTCTGACACCTTCCGGCTGGATCTAACCATGGGTGGACAGGATTGTAATACACAGAGCGCG ACCGGCATCTACAGTAACACCGTTGTTCTGCAGCACCATTCGGTCGTGATGACGAAGGCGGACAAAATCTACAAGGTCAAATGTACGTACGACATGAGCTCGAAGAACATTTCCTTCGGTATGTTGCCAATTCGTGATCCGGAGATGATTCACATCAACTCGTCGCCGGAAGCCCCACCACCAAGGATTCGCATTCTGGATGCACGTGCACGCGAGGTAGAAACCGTGCGCATCGGAGACCGTCTGACGTTCCGTATCGAAATTCCCGAGGACA CTCCCTACGGTATCTTCGCTCGATCGTGCGTTGCCATGGCAAAGGATTCCAAGAGCACGTTCCAGATCATCGACGACGATGGCTGTCCGGTCGATCCAAGCATCTTCCCAGCCTTCACCCAGGATGGCAATGCGCTGCAATCGATTTACGAAGCGTTCCGCTTCACCGAGAGCTACGGTGTGATCTTCCAGTGTAACGTCAAGTACTGTCTCGGACCGTGTGAACCAGCTGTTTGCGAATGGGGACGCGATTCTGTTGAATCCTGGGGCAGAAAGCGTCGTTCCGTTACGGCCAC CAATGATACCgttgaggaggaagaggacaTGAACATCTCCCAAGAAATCTTGGTGTTGGACTTTGGTGATGAGAAGAACCGTGACTTCCTGCGTAGCGAAGCTAGTACGGACTTTGGTCGag ATAAAACCGTCACCATCATCGAACCGTGCCCAACCAAGACGTCCGTACTTGCGCTGGCCGTCACCTGTGCGCTGATGGTGCTGGTCTACCTGTCGACCTTGTTCTGCTACTACATGAAGAAGTGGATGCAGCCGCACAAAGTCATGGCATAG
- the LOC126556599 gene encoding uncharacterized protein LOC126556599 — MDYIGDLLNQMSSAFNQETAIPKKEEISMDETLKWRALKNNQFASRTRFPHQIASSAGSGSTRSVLANGRKSAGGGTTSGNSSSSSTSSRQRRQTTGGNCIDSSRSPATLLGDNGNLTPDPVVDEEQEAGEEGEDIEIEIAKDISGEELQEALGLSQLVEVESEEFGATLEIEDHLETVGSSDDLLQQEEKKSSPTMEEEQNIDKGMEIVAEDCKSEEAIDTKVSLEVPYCSSASVSPTVLLEQKDIVNEQLVLLPTKRDTDDTDENVLMETDDTQETNTHNSLEHGEVAVDSGSGCDLVESKSASQFEEQKNAIDHASKAIEEIDIAVKVGEKDFEDHERNKTAAVDLDDAPVLGDMDADDDYDDEDDVLIINTDEVNEVVELAETSKEEDDDEEEPLTNDDRSAMVVLQPKESDVQSIEEEVTEKQETGALEPTDALNALQNVADNVEEKCDVKEKAELDSNECDELKFSDSLKATLSDTQTKKHDPLSPVCEKVEDKNESSMVEEHKSIANEMDERSVKEATNTSIEVGTEKSEQPSAATAAVRTTRSKKVTAAAVVSALNTSPPAGIAAITQSQRRSQRFQKDSTSSVDGKINGENATEPVLIVKEEEPDDIVVPKKRSSVGAANAGEGKLKASLKSDRSLRSKQHGSSAAAQPSSSSVMTRRASETVKVSPDEVTTDTPDGQDADKSMAGRRGRKRLSQDRSAASSVVLNDPVTRTREKSTKSDEVTKVEANVSEQRRVSRSGFPPEPDESDSGGTKEPDVPPPEKETLQQPQEQQQMPQRRGRKRKNLNVSDKDSATPAATTSATSASVTANADKPLLHPYKRAARQSRDGSDGILASALARRDKVNSQGRLSRQIKLSAKILANEELRQGYEQQNNGRIAIASEQPVVVSLNEDGLSTSHRDRPVEQQGVEKQRKHGRDANDFSIASCSTIGSSSEDVTLVSVSLPAPKPGASGTRRNLAAQGPESANSSLAQQQQQQNKKLAAGSSSFERTTVLKRTLKQNAANASSCPSVETFLQEVRSLRLGTNQSPEENRKLNRRQQKRLVKMKEKFMNTLSLRRRSAQQSRNGTEGDEFDVEASGVESESSGSEADFVPSQKIGTVGRPSVTLRLRKPETLLENHPRKQSGPANRIPLVTLPKGAPGMAKLAVNTGRSTGAGTVRPTGGKQTNGKVGTTNNGSGKARQQNAIILPAAMTTLGARSSVPTTKANPTTTYSGASATVSATMLKDKETEQLQRSLQRLGCEVTLIPTTGRITEGRPAGSTTTTVGSSRPVVNSWPLRRVKDGAAAPPQRPRSQQSSITPQSTLLGTISPSLQIVLDGAGSPMHGGCSSRLVSSKAAAPSSPSSSGNLVCHCRQKSDIFVAKTVGNGYCTAIDDIDGQHIGCCNELSNDMPNMLRPSPRVSFQLLCNMHRKRLEDHGCCAICGRFCTQGNFAMCKSAHIFHPHCADKYMLNTPYNPARPEDYAAPTLVLKCPHCNQECPNREIEVNIQLTSPPVLLPSRKSIVKPAKMTVSKTGVNKANGASGSSNVSESFRTTVKSLVPRSLKNMLTVDHSTTNGSGGGNTAHGTASSNASRVSATRESVAGPSGMKNRFTVKDFSYAVCTKKDDARVSEIITSGFDIETRFREYQHGTCLHVVCHHGTLAMAYLIMCRARSVDYLNIVDRELRTAVMCAVAGSKCDIVKLLLDSGADATLKGPYGMTVLHVAAKLGQHEAVRTILECARQRLTARDLMAFVNAVDNGRWTALAWAAENRHKQTVEQLITIGADVNVCDRLNNTSLHWASLSGCSDTLYLLMTKDCNPNLQNTNGETPLHIACRQGHAEICVVLLAMGASLNIRNTSNELPQDIIEDPNSECANIIAANVKMRSLSNNLKETHILCSDISNGRERHPIQVVYFARISNDRQLSVPKFKYIQSNVQIDSPITIDPDARQMPVCSCVDSCTSAESECLCSERTWYTNDGRLVADFNYLDPPTVIECGDLCDCNRMLCRNRVVQHGLDIPLQLSYVPGKAWGVRTMLPIPKGSFLVEYVGEIISDEVANHRLDDSYLFDLGNGFCVDASAYGNVSRFFNHSCQPNVSPVSVYYDHKDQRHPRVALFACRDIDAQEEICFDYGEKFWMVKRGSLVCRCNTSKCRYRQVE; from the exons ATGGATTACATTGGCGATTTGCTTAATCAAATGTCGTCTGCCTTCAATCAGGAGACGGCCATTCCGAAGAAGGAGGAAATCTCGATGGATGAAACGCTCAAGTGGCGTGCGCTCAAGAACAATCAGTTTGCATCCCGCACCCGTTTTCCCCATCAAATAGCGAGCAGCGCCGGAAGTGGCAGCACGCGTAGTGTACTGGCCAATGGGCGCAAAAGTGCAGGTGGTGGTACTACGAGcggtaacagcagcagcagcagcacctcCAGCAGGCAGCGGCGCCAAACGACTGGAGGTAACTGTATCGATAGCAGCAGATCTCCGGCTACACTGCTCGGTGACAACGGAAATCTGACACCGGACCCGGTGGTGGATGAGGAACAGGAGGCGGGGGAGGAGGGGGAAGACATTGAAATAGAAATAGCAAAGGATATAAGTGGCGAGGAGTTGCAGGAAGCGCTCGGACTCAGCCAGCTGGTAGAGGTTGAGTCGGAAGAGTTTGGAGCCACGCTTGAGATTGAAGATCACCTGGAAACGGTCGGGAGCAGTGACGATCTACTGCAGcaggaggaaaagaaaagtagtCCGACCATGGAGGAGGAGCAAAACATTGATAAGGGGATGGAGATTGTGGCGGAAGATTGTAAATCGGAAGAGGCGATCGACACGAAAGTGTCGTTAGAAGTGCCATATTGTAGTAGCGCTAGTGTAAGTCCTACGGTGCTGCTTGAACAGAAGGACATAGTCAATGAACAACTAGTTCTGCTACCAACCAAACGTGACACAGATGATACAGATGAGAATGTTCTGATGGAAACCGACGATACGCAGGAgacgaacacacacaacagcttGGAGCATGGAGAAGTAGCTGTAGACAGTGGTTCCGGGTGTGATTTAGTAGAATCTAAATCGGCTTCACAGTTTGAGGAACAAAAGAACGCGATCGATCATGCCAGCAAAGCCATTGAGGAGATCGATATTGCAGTGAAAGTTGGAGAAAAGGATTTCGAAGATCATGAGCGAAATAAGACTGCTGCAGTTGATCTTGACGATGCACCAGTGCTGGGCGATATGGATGCTGACgacgattatgatgatgaagacgatgtgCTTATTATTAACACAGATGAGGTGAATGAGGTGGTAGAGCTGGCAGAAACAtcgaaagaagaagatgatgatgaagaagagCCATTGACGAATGACGATCGTTCGGCAATGGTGGTGCTGCAACCAAAAGAATCGGATGTTCAATCGATCGAGGAGGAAGTCacagaaaagcaagaaacagGAGCGCTGGAACCGACAGATGCTCTAAATGCATTGCAAAATGTAGCTGATAAcgtagaagaaaaatgtgatgtgaaagaaaaagctgAACTAGATTCTAATGAATGTGATGAGCTCAAGTTTTCCGACTCTTTGAAGGCAACGTTGAGCGATACACAAACGAAGAAACATGACCCTCTATCTCCAGTATGCGAAAAGGTAGAAGATAAAAATGAATCTTCTATGGTGGAGGAACACAAAAGCATCGCAAATGAAATGGACGAACGATCGGTAAAGGAGGCGACAAACACTTCGATAGAAGTTGGCACCGAAAAGTCCGAGcaaccatcagcagcaactgCAGCCGTTCGAACAACGCGAAGCAAGAAGGTGACGGCTGCTGCGGTCGTTTCCGCGCTAAATACCTCACCACCTGCGGGAATTGCTGCGATTACGCAATCCCAGAGACGATCCCAACGCTTCCAGAAGGATTCAACGTCTTCTGTTGACGGTAAAATTAACGGAGAAAATGCCACCGAGCCTGTACTGATCGTCAAAGAGGAAGAACCAGATGATATAGTGGTGCCGAAGAAACGATCTTCTGTTGGAGCAGCAAATGCTGGAGAAGGGAAGCTGAAAGCGAGCTTAAAGTCAGATCGGAGTTTGCGCAGCAAACAGCATGGAAGCAGTGCTGCAGCTcaacccagcagcagcagcgtgatGACTCGTCGAGCATCGGAGACGGTAAAAGTTTCTCCCGACGAAGTAACCACCGATACACCGGACGGACAGGATGCAGACAAATCGATGGCCGGTCGTCGGGGAAGGAAACGATTGAGCCAAGATCGATCGGCAGCTTCATCGGTCGTTTTGAACGATCCAGTCACCCGGACGAGAGAAAAATCAACGAAGAGTGATGAGGTAACGAAGGTGGAAGCAAATGTATCTGAACAGAGACGTGTAAGCCGCTCGGGGTTTCCTCCGGAACCGGACGAAAGCGACAGTGGTGGCACCAAAGAACCCGACGTGCCACCGCCAGAAAAAGAGACACTGCAACAGCCACAGGAACAGCAGCAAATGCCACAGCGTCGTGGacgaaagaggaaaaatttaAACGTCTCCGACAAAGATAGCGCAACACCCGCAGCTACAACGTCCGCTACGTCCGCTTCCGTTACAGCAAATGCGGATAAACCGCTTCTCCATCCGTACAAACGGGCAGCCAGACAGTCGAGAGATGGAAGTGACGGTATTCTTGCGTCTGCTTTGGCCCGTCGTGATAAGGTAAATTCTCAGGGCCGCCTTTCACGCCAGATCAAGCTGTCCGCTAAAATACTGGCAAATGAAGAGTTACGGCAAGGGTACGAGCAGCAAAATAATGGACGTATCGCCATTGCCTCGGAACAGCCTGTAGTTGTCAGTCTGAATGAGGACGGTCTTTCAACGTCTCATCGCGATCGACCGGTGGAACAACAAGGAGTAGAAAAGCAGCGTAAGCATGGGCGAGATGCAAACGATTTTTCGATCGCCAGTTGCAGCACAATCGGTAGCAGTTCCGAAGATGTAACGTTGGTGTCCGTTAGCTTGCCAGCACCGAAACCAGGTGCGTCCGGGACTAGACGAAACTTGGCTGCTCAAGGACCAGAAAGTGCCAATTCCTCCTTagcccagcagcaacaacagcagaacaaGAAGCTAGCAGCAGGATCGTCTTCCTTTGAGCGAACGACTGTGCTCAAACGCACGCTTAAACAAAATGCCGCCAACGCTTCGTCTTGTCCCAGCGTGGAGACATTCCTGCAGGAAGTACGTTCGCTTCGTCTCGGCACTAATCAATCGCCGGAAGAAAATCGTAAGCTCAATCGTCGCCAACAGAAACGCTTGGTGAagatgaaggaaaagtttatgaACACACTAAGCCTGCGTCGTCGCAGTGCGCAACAATCTCGCAACGGCACTGAAGGCGATGAGTTCGACGTGGAAGCTTCCGGCGTTGAGTCGGAGTCGAGTGGAAGCGAAGCAGATTTTGTACCATCGCAGAAAATCGGTACAGTCGGTCGACCCAGTGTTACACTACGACTCCGCAAGCCGGAAACATTGTTGGAGAATCATCCGCGCAAACAGTCAGGTCCTGCAAACCGTATACCCTTGGTGACGCTACCGAAGGGTGCACCGGGTATGGCCAAACTGGCTGTGAACACTGGCCGTTCGACAGGCGCTGGAACGGTGCGTCCAACGGGTGGTAAGCAAACGAACGGAAAGGTAGGAACGACTAACAATGGCTCCGGAAAGGCACGGCAACAGAATGCAATCATTTTGCCTGCCGCAATGACCACTTTGGGTGCACGATCTTCAGTTCCCACGACAAAAGCAAATCCCACGACCACATATTCTGGCGCTAGCGCGACCGTTAGCGCTACTATGCTCAAGGATAAAGAAACGGAACAGTTGCAACGTTCGCTGCAACGACTTGGGTGTGAGGTGACGTTGATACCTACGACGGGTCGAATTACTGAAGGACGTCCTGCTGGGTCCACCACGACAACGGTTGGTTCATCCCGGCCAGTGGTAAATTCTTGGCCACTACGACGAGTAAAAGATggggcagcagcaccaccacaacGACCCCGCTCACAACAAAGTTCAATCACACCACAGTCGACACTGCTTGGCACGATCTCACCCAGTTTGCAGATCGTGCTGGACGGGGCAGGTTCACCGATGCATGGTGGCTGTTCTTCCAGGTTGGTTTCGTCCAAAGCAGCAGCCCCGTCATCGCCCTCATCATCCGGAAACCTTGTCTGCCATTGCCGCCAAAAATCGGacatttttgtggcaaaaacgGTCGGTAATGGGTACTGTACGGCGATCGATGATATCGATGGGCAGCACATTGGGTGCTGCAACGAGCTGTCCAACGATATGCCAAACATGTTGCGGCCGAGCCCGAGAGTTAGCTTTCAGCTGCTGTGCAACATGCACCGGAAACGACTGGAGGATCATGGCTGCTGTGCCATCTGTGGCAGGTTTTGTACGCAG GGGAACTTTGCAATGTGCAAAAGTGCACACATATTCCATCCGCATTGTGCGGACAAGTACATGCTCAACACACCGTACAATCCTGCCCGCCCCGAAGACTATGCCGCTCCAACGTTGGTGCTTAAGTGTCCTCACTGCAATCAGGAATGTCCGAACCGAGAGATCGAGGTAAACATCCAGCTCACATCACCTCCGGTGCTACTGCCTTCGCGGAAAAGTATAGT GAAACCAGCAAAAATGACAGTATCGAAAACTGGTGTCAATAAAGCGAATGGTGCCAGCGGATCGTCAAACGTTAGCGAGAGTTTCCGTACGACCGTCAAATCGCTTGTACCGAgaagtttgaaaaatatgctCACGGTGGATCACAGCACGACgaatggtagtggtggtggcaaTACTGCTCACGGAACGGCCTCAAGCAATGCTAGTAGAGTAAGTGCCACTAGAGAGAGTGTTGCAGGACCGTCCGGGATGAAGAATCGTTTTACTGTGAAAGATTTCTCATATGCTGTTTGCACGAAGAAAGATGATGCACGTGTCTCGGAGATCATCA CTTCCGGATTCGATATTGAGACACGGTTTCGAGAGTATCAACATGGTACCTGTCTGCATGTGGTGTGTCACCATGGTACGCTTGCAATGGCCTACCTTATCATGTGCCGTGCTCGTTCCGTCGATTATCTGAACATTGTCGATCGGGAGCTGCGTACGGCAGTGATGTGTGCCGTGGCTGGCTCGAAATGCGATATCGTAAAGCTGCTGTTAGACAGTGGTGCGGACGCAACGCTCAAAGGTCCGTACGGTATGACCGTGCTGCATGTCGCTGCAAAACTTGGCCAACATGAGGCCGTTCGTACTATACTGGAGTGTGCACGACAGCGGTTGACCGCACGCGATCTGATGGCTTTCGTGAATGCGGTCGATAATGGACGGTGGACGGCATTGGCCTGGGCGGCTGAGAATCGCCACAAGCAAACGGTCGAGCAGCTGATCACGATCGGTGCGGATGTGAATGTGTGCGATCGATTGAACAACACATCCCTACACTGGGCGTCCCTGTCTGGATGTTCCGATACGCTGTACCTACTGATGACCAAGGACTGTAATCCGAATCTGCAGAATACCAATGGGGAAACTCCACT ACACATTGCTTGCCGTCAGGGTCATGCAGAAATTTGTGTGGTGTTGCTAGCCATGGGTGCTTCCTTGAATATCCGCAATACTTCCAACGAGCTGCCACAGGACATAATCGAGGACCCGAACAGTGAATGTGCGAACATTATAGCAGCGAATGTCAAAATGCGCAGCCTATCCAACAATCTCAAAGAAACGCACATACTATGCAG TGATATATCCAATGGTAGAGAACGTCACCCGATACAGGTCGTGTACTTTGCTAGGATTTCGAACGATCGACAGCTTTCTGTGCCGAAGTTTAAGTACATCCAAAGCAACGTGCAGATAGATTCTCCCATCACAATTGATCCTGATGCACGTCAGATGCCCGTATGCTCCTGTGTGGATAG CTGCACATCGGCTGAATCGGAGTGCCTCTGTTCGGAACGTACCTGGTATACCAACGATGGACGGTTGGTGGCCGATTTTAACTACCTTGATCCACCGACAGTCATCGAGTGTGGCGATTTGTGCGACTGCAATCGGATGCTGTGTCGAAATCGGGTCGTGCAGCACGGTCTCGATATACCGCTGCAGCTGTCGTACGTTCCAGGGAAAGCTTGGGGCGTACGTACGATGTTACCCATTCCGAAGGGTAGCTTTTTGGTGGAGTATGTCGGGGAGATAATTTCGGATGAAGTTGCCAATCATCGGTTGGACGATAGTTACCTGTTCGATCTTGGCAATGGT TTTTGTGTCGATGCCAGCGCGTACGGGAATGTGAGCCGTTTCTTTAATCATTCTTGTCAACCGAATGTTTCGCCCGTGTCCGTGTACTACGATCATAAGGATCAGCGGCACCCAAGGGTAGCACTGTTTGCCTGTCGCGATATTGACGCTCAGGAAGAAATATG CTTCGACTATGGTGAAAAGTTTTGGATGGTTAAGCGAGGCTCGCTTGTGTGCCGGTGCAATACGTCCAAATGTCGCTATCGGCAGGTGGAGTAA
- the LOC126558076 gene encoding fasciculation and elongation protein zeta-2, which yields MRDLANKMAELKFEAPLAQFEESDEWGPVEYQSSTVVTTNGKAAAVSISDTLNLNNLKESLRSLDGNQQPQQHLKEDDLNELNDNLLLGDDTLRGSNDGGGDMTNSTTANNNTIKVGPIKDNIDFAEAFTGSLEDLVNTFDEKITKCFGNYEQSVEELAPVQVRSQEEIMNECQMWWTITGNFGNILPIDWSKTYARQMHVPALNLGMRKPGTPDDDLLQDLSSEDEAVANDLDMHALILGGLHADNEPIKTADEVIKEIDDIMDETGSEDGQLENEVIEKAKEVLGSPLYEEKLRSLSITQLNELYMEMEVLIREFSETLISELALRDELEYEKELKNTFISLLLAVQNRRRQYHVEKKKGKAGGKGSTGTANSTGMDPKYLTTVIPYQLNSTPDNQTLQVLIKILKAINEDSPTVPTLLTDYILKVLCPT from the exons atGCGGGACCTGGCTAATAAGATGGCCGAACTCAAATTCGAGGCACCATTGGCACAGTTCGAGGAGAGCGATGAGTGGGGCCCGGTCGAATACCAATCGTCAACTGTGGTTACCACGAACGGTAAGGCGGCGGCCGTTTCCATCAGCGACACCCTGAATCTGAACAATCTGAAGGAATCGCTCCGTTCGCTGGATGGCAatcagcagccgcagcaacatcTGAAAGAGGACGATTTGAACGAGCTGAATGACAACCTGCTGCTCGGTGACGATACGCTGCGGGGTAGCAACGACGGTGGTGGCGACATGACGAACAGCACCAccgccaacaacaacaccatcaagGTGGGACCGATCAAAGACAACATTGATTTTGCGGAAGCGTTCACCGGCAGCCTGGAGGATTTGGTCAACACGTTCGATGAGAAGATTACCAAATGCTTCGGCAACTACGAGCAATCGGTCGAGGAGCTGGCCCCGGTGCAGGTTCGCTCGCAGGAGGAAATCATGAACGAATGCCA GATGTGGTGGACCATTACGGGCAACTTTGGCAACATACTGCCGATCGATTGGTCCAAAACGTATGCACGCCAAATGCACGTGCCAGCGCTGAACCTTGGCATGCGCAAACCGGGCACACCGGACGACGATTTGCTGCAGGATTTAAGCTCGGAGGATGAAGCAGTCGCCAACGATCTCGACATGCACGCGCTCATCCTGGGCGGACTGCACGCCGATAATGAACCGATCAAGACGGCAGACGAGGTGATCAAGGAGATCGACGACATTATGGACGAAACTGGCTCGGAAGATGGACAGCTGGAGAATGAAGTGATAGAAAAGGCGAAGGAAGTGCTTGGTTCACCGTTGTACGAAGAGA AACTGCGTTCCCTTTCGATTACCCAGCTGAATGAGCTGTACATGGAGATGGAGGTGCTGATACGCGAATTTTCCGAGACGCTCATCTCCGAGCTGGCATTGCGCGATGAGCTTGAGTACGAGAAGGAGCTTAAGAACACGTTCATCTCGTTGCTACTTGCCGTACAAAACCGTCGCCGTCAGTACcatgtggagaagaagaagggcaAGGCAGGTGGGAAGGGTTCGACCGGAACAGCAAACAGTACGG GTATGGATCCAAAGTATCTCACAACGGTTATTCCCTACCAGCTAAACAGTACGCCCGATAATCAAACACTGCAAGTGTTGATCAAAA TACTGAAAGCGATCAATGAAGACAGCCCAACCGTTCCTACACTTTTGACGGACTACATCCTGAAGGTACTCTGTCCAACGTAA
- the LOC126558108 gene encoding argininosuccinate synthase: protein MSKEKVLLAYSGGLDTSCILKWLLEQGYDVICFMADVGQTEDFAAARDKALKIGAVDVVVKDMKDFFVEKFVWPAVQMGLIYEDRYLLGTSLARPCISKGLMDVAAQRGCNYISHGATGKGNDQIRFELSCYALHPTIRVIAPWRMETFCQRFQGRSDLLEYAKRANIPVSATPKAPWSMDANIMHISYESGILEDPSVEAPEEIYQLTQSPSRAPDTPTVAEIVFKAGLPVRVTELVSGRTMEKPLDILTFLNKAGGEHGVGRIDIVENRYIGLKSRGVYETPGVTVLHCAHRDLEIYCLDREVLRVKKYLADRMADYVYNGYWYAPEAEYVRKCIIESQKHVSGKVVVQMFKGHVMVTSRESINSVYNQELASMEVHGNFSPYSSTGFIEINAVRLREHHRVFGTANMTKHFSRTESDMKLI from the exons atgagcaaagaaaaagttcTACTAGCCTACTCAGGTGGTTTGGATACGAGCTGCATCCTAAAGTGGTTGCTCGAGCAAGGCTACGATGTGATCTGCTTTATGGCGGACGTCGGTCAAACTGAAGACTTTGCAGCGGCACGTGATAAAGCACTTAAAATCGGTGCCGTCGATGTGGTGGTGAAGGACATGAAGGATTTCtttgtggaaaagtttgtCTGGCCCGCGGTACAGATGGGTTTAATTTACGAGGATCGCTACCTGCTCGGCACTTCCCTGGCCCGGCCATGCATTTCCAAGGGTTTGATGGACGTGGCGGCACAGCGGGGCTGCAACTACATATCGCACGGTGCAACCGGTAAAGGTAACGATCAGATTCGTTTTGAACTGAGCTGCTACGCACTGCATCCGACGATTCGCGTCATCGCACCGTGGCGTATGGAAACGTTCTGCCAACGCTTTCAAGGTCGTTCGGATCTGCTCGAGTATGCGAAGCGTGCGAACATACCGGTAAGTGCTACCCCGAAAGCACCCTGGTCTATGGATGCTAACATTATGCACATCAGCTACGAGTCGGGCATCCTGGAGGATCCGTCCGTGGAAGCACCGGAAGAAATCTATCAGCTAACGCAATCACCATCCCGTGCTCCAGATACACCGACCGTGGCTGAGATCGTGTTTAAGGCGGGGCTGCCGGTACGCGTCACGGAGCTGGTTAGTGGACGAACGATGGAGAAACCGTTGGACATACTGACCTTCCTGAATAAAGCTGGCGGTGAGCATGGTGTCGGGCGTATCGATATCGTTGAAAATCGGTACATCGGACTGAAATCGCGCGGTGTGTACGAAACGCCCGGTGTAACAGTACTGCACTGTGCTCATCGGGATTTGGAGATTTATTGCTTGGATCGTGAGGTGCTGCGGGTTAAAAAGTATCTTGCCGACCGAATGGCGGACTACGTGTACAACGGTTACTGGTACGCACCGGAAGCTGAGTACGTGCGAAAGTGCATTATAGAATCGCAGAAGCACGTTTCCGGGAAGGTGGTGGTTCAAATGTTCAAGGGTCATG TAATGGTCACTTCCCGAGAGTCGATAAATTCTGTATACAACCAAGAACTGGCCTCGATGGAGGTGCATGGTAATTTTTCGCCCTACTCGTCAACAGGTTTCATTGAG ATTAATGCGGTTCGATTACGAGAACATCATCGAGTGTTTGGAACGGCCAACATGACCAAGCACTTTTCGCGTACTGAATCTGACATGAAACTGATTTAA